A stretch of the Mesorhizobium huakuii genome encodes the following:
- a CDS encoding tetratricopeptide repeat protein, whose protein sequence is MVNTNQGDSGDLIRRAVAAFNSGNHGQAVDLCELGLKQHPGDSALCHLMAAVLFARADLPEARARIEASLAARPDNVPALILACRIARAQGRLEAALQHLDRAARQSSQAEILLERARTLDQAGDASAAGVCWTLVLQREPKSKEAMARLGHLARERGESLEAEAFLERAVAGGGHPAAWFDLGLVRQDMRKFGGAAQAYRRVLEMNPDAPEAAVNLGVVLQETGDLDGAMAAYSIAYRLRPSTFGVIAMALTSAPSGRLWLDEEALRRSLAGGAPPPGAKPLAVDAGR, encoded by the coding sequence ATGGTGAACACCAATCAGGGCGATAGCGGAGATCTGATCCGCCGGGCTGTGGCCGCTTTCAATTCCGGCAATCATGGCCAGGCGGTGGATCTGTGCGAGTTGGGCCTAAAGCAGCACCCGGGCGATTCGGCGCTTTGCCATCTGATGGCCGCGGTCCTCTTCGCGAGGGCCGACTTGCCGGAGGCTCGTGCGCGCATCGAAGCGAGCCTTGCCGCTCGTCCGGACAATGTACCAGCCTTGATTCTCGCATGTCGGATTGCCAGGGCCCAAGGCAGGCTCGAAGCGGCGTTGCAGCATCTGGACCGCGCGGCAAGGCAATCATCGCAGGCGGAGATCCTGCTCGAGCGGGCACGTACCCTCGATCAGGCAGGTGATGCCTCAGCGGCTGGTGTGTGCTGGACACTTGTCTTGCAAAGGGAGCCGAAATCCAAGGAGGCAATGGCACGCCTGGGGCACCTTGCGCGGGAACGCGGCGAGTCTCTGGAGGCGGAAGCCTTCCTCGAACGCGCCGTCGCCGGCGGTGGGCATCCGGCTGCGTGGTTTGACCTCGGGCTGGTGCGCCAGGACATGCGCAAGTTCGGCGGTGCTGCTCAGGCCTATCGACGGGTGCTGGAGATGAACCCGGACGCACCGGAGGCTGCCGTCAATCTGGGCGTCGTCTTGCAGGAAACCGGCGACCTCGACGGGGCCATGGCGGCGTATTCGATCGCCTATCGTTTGCGCCCATCCACGTTCGGCGTGATCGCCATGGCACTCACATCGGCGCCGAGCGGCAGGCTGTGGCTCGATGAGGAAGCGCTGCGTCGCTCACTCGCCGGTGGCGCGCCCCCGCCTGGCGCGAAACCGCTTGCGGTAGACGCCGGGCGTTGA
- a CDS encoding cupin domain-containing protein: MITRKGQESSKTSQSGGMALVTGVGPQHTSATKLWFGKASNAPGFRSLPHHHGEAETGAYLLSGNARIYFGKDYQEFVELSAGDFMFVPPFLPHLEANMSTTEELWWLACRTPENIVINLPDVDDAQLAGYRRAADFSEKA; encoded by the coding sequence GTGATCACCCGCAAAGGCCAGGAGAGCAGCAAGACCAGCCAGTCCGGTGGCATGGCGCTGGTGACCGGGGTGGGGCCGCAACACACCTCGGCAACGAAATTGTGGTTCGGCAAGGCCAGCAACGCGCCCGGCTTTCGTTCGCTGCCGCATCATCATGGCGAGGCGGAAACCGGCGCCTATCTGCTGTCCGGCAACGCCCGCATCTATTTCGGCAAGGACTACCAGGAGTTCGTCGAACTCTCGGCCGGCGACTTCATGTTCGTGCCGCCATTCCTGCCGCATCTCGAAGCCAATATGAGTACGACGGAAGAGCTGTGGTGGCTGGCCTGCCGGACCCCTGAAAACATAGTGATCAATTTGCCCGACGTCGATGACGCCCAACTCGCCGGCTATCGCCGCGCGGCAGATTTCTCCGAGAAGGCTTGA
- a CDS encoding AI-2E family transporter, whose amino-acid sequence MAKAPIRTSEKEAAVIEAAAADLAAGSAFRRQIFFWLAGVAGLALFLYIFSDILLPFVAGMVLAYFLDPVADRLQRLGLSRFMATVVILITFLIVLVLAFVILIPVLATQMADFAGKLPEYLTRLQSLITSFDPKWLEQKFGVNANGLRDGLNSLLTSGFGLITTVFTSLWSSGMALVSVVSLFVVTPVVAFYMLLDWDRMVAVIDSWVPRDHVATVRVIARDINTATAGFVRGQGTLCLVLGAMYATGLTLTGLNFAILIGLFAGLISFIPYVGSLTGLVLAVGVAFVQFWPDGTMIAAVAVVFFIGQFIEGNILQPRLVGKSVGLHPVWLMFALFAFGALFGFVGLLIAVPASAAVAVLVRFAIARYLESPLYKGHATEPAPPLPADRGGGHRTQPRRLK is encoded by the coding sequence ATGGCGAAGGCTCCAATCCGGACATCTGAGAAAGAAGCGGCGGTGATCGAGGCTGCGGCCGCCGATCTTGCCGCGGGCTCAGCGTTTCGCCGCCAGATCTTCTTCTGGCTGGCCGGCGTCGCCGGACTTGCGCTCTTCCTCTATATCTTCAGCGACATCCTGCTGCCCTTCGTCGCTGGCATGGTGCTGGCCTATTTCCTCGACCCGGTCGCCGACCGGCTGCAGCGGCTCGGCCTGTCGCGCTTCATGGCGACGGTGGTCATCCTCATCACCTTCCTCATCGTGCTGGTGCTGGCCTTCGTCATCCTCATTCCGGTACTGGCGACGCAGATGGCCGATTTCGCGGGCAAACTGCCGGAATATCTGACCCGGCTGCAGAGCCTGATCACCTCTTTCGATCCGAAATGGCTGGAGCAGAAGTTCGGCGTCAACGCCAATGGCTTGCGCGACGGGCTGAATTCGCTGCTGACTTCCGGTTTTGGCCTGATCACCACGGTCTTCACCTCGCTGTGGAGTTCCGGCATGGCGCTGGTCTCGGTGGTCAGCCTGTTCGTGGTGACGCCTGTGGTCGCCTTCTACATGCTGCTCGACTGGGACCGCATGGTGGCGGTCATCGATAGCTGGGTGCCGCGCGACCATGTCGCGACCGTGCGCGTCATTGCGCGCGACATCAACACCGCCACCGCCGGCTTCGTGCGCGGCCAGGGCACGCTCTGCCTCGTGCTGGGCGCCATGTATGCCACCGGCCTGACGCTGACCGGGCTGAACTTCGCCATCCTCATCGGCCTGTTTGCCGGTCTGATCTCCTTCATCCCCTATGTCGGCTCGCTGACCGGTCTGGTGCTGGCCGTCGGCGTCGCCTTCGTCCAGTTCTGGCCGGACGGGACGATGATCGCTGCCGTTGCGGTGGTGTTCTTCATCGGCCAGTTCATCGAAGGCAACATCCTGCAGCCCAGGTTGGTCGGCAAAAGTGTCGGCCTGCATCCGGTATGGCTGATGTTCGCGCTGTTCGCCTTCGGCGCGCTGTTCGGCTTTGTCGGCCTGCTGATTGCCGTGCCGGCTTCCGCCGCCGTCGCCGTTCTGGTGCGCTTTGCCATCGCCCGCTATCTCGAATCGCCGCTCTACAAGGGCCACGCGACGGAGCCCGCGCCGCCGCTGCCGGCCGATCGCGGCGGCGGCCACCGCACGCAACCGCGTCGCTTGAAGTGA
- a CDS encoding GGDEF domain-containing protein has translation MKLDLSPTSWGRVIAVTAAGTAFFIAVAFFVDSFNFPYLSPEAVWRAQMTDLLLPLVLGGSFLFFLMWKIRQLAIAQRDLSIVAATDSLTAVLNRGAFSMLVEAYLEQTRKQEDARSGALLIIDADHFKSINDRLGHDCGDQALKLIAQAIKGQLRGSDIVGRIGGEEFGVFLPGVDPSQSWLVAEGIRRRIREMDFSPGGRACPLSVSIGGTSFSGPTTYEAIFSAADRRLYAAKSNGRDQVSFDPAEAALVSQPSVATVH, from the coding sequence ATGAAGCTCGACCTGTCACCGACCAGCTGGGGCAGGGTGATCGCTGTCACCGCCGCCGGCACGGCATTCTTCATTGCCGTGGCGTTTTTCGTCGATTCGTTCAATTTCCCCTATCTCTCGCCCGAGGCCGTCTGGCGGGCACAAATGACGGACCTGCTGCTGCCCCTGGTGCTGGGCGGGTCGTTTCTGTTTTTTCTGATGTGGAAGATCCGCCAGCTGGCCATAGCCCAGCGTGATCTCAGCATCGTTGCCGCGACCGACAGCCTGACGGCGGTGCTGAACCGTGGCGCCTTCTCGATGCTGGTCGAGGCCTATCTTGAGCAGACCCGCAAGCAGGAGGATGCCCGCTCCGGTGCGCTGCTGATCATCGACGCCGACCACTTCAAGTCGATCAACGACCGCCTCGGCCATGACTGCGGCGACCAGGCGCTCAAGCTGATCGCGCAGGCAATCAAGGGACAATTGCGCGGCAGCGATATCGTCGGCCGCATCGGCGGCGAGGAGTTTGGCGTGTTTCTTCCTGGTGTCGACCCCTCGCAGTCCTGGCTGGTTGCCGAAGGCATCCGCCGGCGGATTCGCGAGATGGACTTTTCGCCCGGCGGCCGCGCCTGTCCGCTTTCCGTCTCGATCGGCGGCACCAGCTTCAGCGGGCCGACGACCTATGAGGCGATATTCTCCGCCGCCGACAGACGGCTCTATGCCGCCAAATCGAATGGTCGCGATCAGGTCAGTTTTGACCCCGCGGAAGCCGCCCTGGTGTCTCAGCCCAGCGTCGCCACGGTGCATTGA
- a CDS encoding anion transporter, giving the protein MTFTGSAALLILVLTYAGVAVGRIPGLRLDRAGIALLGGAAMIAIGAISMEDAYRAINFDTITLLLGMMIVVAHLKVSGAFRGLGAIAIEHAHAPFMLLVMVTLLTGVLSAFLVNDAICLVMAPIVVHVTRVINRNPIPYLIATATASNCGSVATITGNPQNMVIGALSGISYPAFSAALAPVALFGLVAVIVIVRIVYRAEFNRTAELTPHVSRGRMHRGQVLKAVIVCIGLAVAFFAGVPVAKAALIGGAILLLTRAIKPERIYREIDGPLLFMFAGLFVVVAGAERTLLTPDTIASARNLGLNDVWRLSGFTAVLSNIMSNVPAVLALRPFIPGLENPERAWLVVAMSSTLAGNFTLLGSVANLIVAEQSKAAGTPLSFGAFFKVGLPLTLITLVAGTAWLALGF; this is encoded by the coding sequence ATGACATTCACGGGTTCCGCCGCACTGCTGATCCTGGTCCTGACCTATGCCGGCGTCGCCGTCGGCCGCATCCCCGGCCTGCGTCTCGACCGCGCGGGCATTGCGTTGCTTGGCGGCGCCGCGATGATCGCCATTGGCGCCATCAGCATGGAGGATGCCTACCGCGCCATCAATTTCGACACCATCACGCTTCTGCTCGGCATGATGATCGTGGTGGCGCATCTGAAGGTCTCCGGCGCCTTTCGCGGGCTGGGCGCCATCGCCATCGAACACGCGCATGCTCCGTTCATGCTGCTGGTGATGGTGACGCTGCTGACCGGCGTGCTGTCGGCCTTCCTGGTCAACGATGCCATCTGCCTGGTGATGGCGCCGATCGTTGTCCATGTCACCCGCGTCATCAACCGCAATCCGATCCCTTATCTGATCGCCACCGCCACCGCGTCGAACTGCGGCAGCGTCGCCACCATCACCGGCAATCCGCAGAACATGGTCATCGGCGCGCTGTCGGGCATCTCCTATCCCGCCTTTTCGGCGGCACTCGCGCCGGTCGCTCTGTTCGGCCTCGTCGCGGTCATCGTCATCGTGCGCATCGTCTATCGCGCCGAATTCAACCGCACCGCTGAATTGACGCCGCATGTCTCGCGCGGCCGCATGCATCGCGGGCAGGTGCTGAAGGCCGTGATCGTCTGCATCGGGTTGGCTGTCGCCTTCTTCGCCGGCGTTCCCGTTGCCAAAGCCGCGTTAATCGGCGGCGCCATTCTCCTGCTCACCCGCGCCATCAAGCCCGAACGCATCTACCGCGAGATCGACGGGCCGCTGCTGTTCATGTTCGCCGGTCTGTTCGTGGTGGTTGCCGGCGCCGAAAGGACGCTGCTGACCCCAGACACCATCGCCTCGGCCAGGAATCTCGGCCTGAACGATGTCTGGCGCCTGTCCGGCTTCACCGCGGTGCTCTCCAACATCATGAGCAATGTGCCGGCGGTGCTGGCATTGCGCCCCTTCATACCTGGACTGGAAAACCCCGAACGCGCCTGGCTGGTGGTGGCGATGAGCTCGACGCTTGCCGGCAATTTCACGCTGCTCGGCTCAGTCGCCAACCTGATCGTCGCCGAGCAGTCCAAGGCTGCCGGCACGCCCTTGTCCTTCGGTGCCTTCTTCAAGGTCGGCTTGCCGCTGACGCTGATTACGCTCGTCGCCGGCACGGCCTGGCTGGCGCTGGGGTTCTAG
- a CDS encoding type II toxin-antitoxin system VapC family toxin produces the protein MIAVDTSALMAIVLDEPQADACMAALEAENDLVISAGTVAEALIVAAHRGIAAELAGLIDGLGFEVVAVTPASARRIADAYAQWGKGIRPAALNFGDCFSYEVAKEHACRLLYVGGDFSKTDIEGVL, from the coding sequence ATGATCGCTGTCGACACGTCCGCGCTGATGGCGATCGTGCTTGATGAACCGCAGGCCGACGCCTGCATGGCCGCGCTCGAAGCCGAGAACGACCTCGTGATTTCCGCCGGCACTGTCGCCGAGGCGCTGATCGTCGCGGCCCATCGCGGCATCGCCGCCGAGCTGGCCGGGCTGATTGACGGACTTGGTTTCGAGGTGGTGGCGGTGACGCCGGCCTCGGCCCGGCGCATCGCGGATGCTTATGCGCAATGGGGCAAGGGCATCCGCCCGGCCGCACTCAATTTCGGCGATTGTTTCTCCTATGAAGTGGCGAAGGAGCATGCTTGCCGGTTGTTGTATGTAGGAGGCGATTTTTCCAAGACCGACATCGAAGGTGTGCTTTGA
- a CDS encoding glycosyltransferase family 4 protein, whose protein sequence is MIHLFNGFQNPFGGSERETLDLYRLLSADQQVRLWATSSRVSDELMRQFPIRRVSPARREVPDGGTYVFLGAHWRNKIWTYLIRRPRRLIYVFNTFHPKIVGLTTSMPRLLGWPAAELVLISDFQKRMLQVEGVVHPSPIDIDRFSPPLTRPDGPFTVGRLSRDTADKHHADDVALYEALLADGVAVRIQGGMPLKDRLAPHPRLQLLPQGQFAAEQFLPTLDVFYYRTGSHVETFGRVVFEAMACGLPVVCHSHGGYADHISHGENGFLFETTQQAAQILAELKADPALRVRVGHKARQTVERLFSPQALQQRLDFYRR, encoded by the coding sequence ATGATCCATTTGTTCAACGGCTTTCAGAATCCGTTCGGCGGCAGTGAACGCGAAACCCTGGACCTGTATCGGCTGTTGAGTGCCGACCAACAGGTGCGTCTTTGGGCAACCTCTTCGCGCGTCTCCGACGAACTGATGCGGCAATTTCCGATTCGCCGCGTCTCGCCGGCAAGGCGCGAGGTGCCGGATGGGGGCACCTATGTCTTCCTCGGCGCGCATTGGCGCAACAAGATCTGGACCTACCTGATCCGGCGGCCGCGCCGGCTGATCTATGTCTTCAACACCTTCCACCCGAAGATCGTCGGGCTGACGACCAGCATGCCGCGCCTGCTGGGCTGGCCCGCCGCCGAACTGGTGCTGATCTCCGACTTTCAGAAGCGCATGCTGCAGGTCGAAGGCGTCGTGCACCCGTCGCCCATCGATATCGATCGTTTCTCCCCACCGCTGACAAGGCCTGATGGTCCATTCACGGTGGGGCGGCTGAGCCGCGACACGGCGGATAAGCATCATGCCGACGATGTGGCGCTCTACGAGGCATTGCTGGCCGACGGCGTTGCGGTGCGGATCCAGGGCGGCATGCCGCTCAAGGACAGGCTCGCCCCGCATCCGCGCCTCCAACTCCTGCCGCAGGGCCAATTTGCCGCCGAGCAGTTCCTGCCGACGCTCGACGTGTTCTACTATCGCACCGGCTCGCATGTGGAGACGTTCGGCCGCGTGGTGTTCGAGGCGATGGCTTGCGGTTTGCCGGTGGTCTGCCATTCGCATGGCGGCTATGCCGACCATATCAGCCACGGCGAAAACGGTTTTCTGTTCGAGACGACGCAGCAGGCGGCGCAAATCCTGGCCGAGCTCAAAGCCGATCCGGCACTGCGGGTGAGGGTGGGCCACAAGGCGCGGCAGACCGTTGAGCGACTGTTTTCGCCGCAGGCATTGCAACAGCGGCTGGATTTCTATCGACGTTAG
- the hdaA gene encoding DnaA regulatory inactivator HdaA: MTAQRTDPPRQLPLDLGHGTGYSRDELVVSGTNNQAAALVDRWPDWPSPVVVLAGPAGSGKTHLAAIWRARANAVGVDARRIGDSIANLGARPALIDDVDARAIDEQGLFHLINAVRGAGSTLLLTARRFPSAWGVSLPDLASRLKAAATVEIHEPDDLLLAGVITKLFADRQVEVEPHVVQYLVRRIERSLATAMRVVERLDRTALERKTPITRALAAETVNAMDEGQGAFEI; encoded by the coding sequence GTGACCGCCCAGCGAACCGATCCGCCGCGCCAGCTGCCGCTCGATCTCGGCCACGGCACCGGCTATTCGCGCGACGAACTCGTCGTCTCCGGCACCAACAACCAGGCGGCGGCCCTGGTCGACCGCTGGCCGGACTGGCCCTCACCGGTGGTGGTGCTGGCAGGTCCCGCCGGCTCCGGCAAGACGCATCTGGCCGCCATCTGGCGCGCGCGTGCCAACGCTGTGGGTGTCGATGCCAGGCGTATTGGCGACAGCATAGCGAACCTCGGCGCCCGGCCGGCGCTGATCGACGATGTCGATGCGCGCGCAATCGACGAACAAGGCCTGTTCCATCTGATCAATGCGGTGCGTGGCGCCGGCTCGACGCTGCTGTTGACCGCACGGCGCTTTCCCTCGGCCTGGGGTGTTTCGCTGCCCGATCTGGCCTCGCGACTGAAGGCGGCGGCGACCGTCGAAATCCACGAGCCCGACGACCTCCTGCTCGCCGGTGTGATCACCAAACTGTTCGCCGACCGCCAGGTCGAGGTCGAACCGCATGTCGTGCAGTATCTGGTGCGGCGTATCGAACGCTCGCTGGCGACAGCCATGCGCGTGGTCGAGCGGCTGGACCGCACCGCGCTCGAGCGCAAGACGCCGATCACCCGGGCGCTTGCCGCCGAAACGGTCAACGCCATGGACGAAGGGCAGGGCGCGTTCGAGATTTAG
- a CDS encoding type II toxin-antitoxin system Phd/YefM family antitoxin, with translation MQVSVTDAKGQLTELVRRAEAGDEVILTRHGHAAVRLVPIKPMPDRKGRRALMEAARAAGAAKAKAGPSAARSQDFLYGDDGMPE, from the coding sequence ATGCAGGTATCCGTTACCGATGCCAAGGGACAATTGACCGAGCTGGTGCGCCGTGCGGAAGCAGGCGACGAGGTCATTCTGACCCGTCACGGCCATGCCGCAGTGCGGCTGGTTCCCATCAAGCCAATGCCCGACAGGAAAGGCCGTCGGGCGCTCATGGAAGCGGCGCGAGCGGCTGGGGCCGCCAAAGCGAAGGCCGGGCCATCCGCCGCCCGCAGCCAGGATTTCCTTTATGGCGATGACGGCATGCCCGAATGA
- a CDS encoding ETC complex I subunit: MSARIFSPAKTAMQSGKAKTGHWVLEFDPEMRKKIDPLMGYTTSGDMRSQIRLTFDTREEAVAYAEKEGLAFRVEEPKETKRRQISYAENFRYDRRTPWTH; this comes from the coding sequence ATGTCCGCGCGCATTTTCAGCCCAGCCAAAACCGCGATGCAGTCCGGCAAGGCCAAGACCGGCCACTGGGTGCTGGAATTCGACCCCGAGATGCGCAAGAAGATCGATCCCTTGATGGGCTATACGACGTCTGGAGACATGAGAAGCCAGATCAGGCTGACCTTCGATACGCGCGAAGAGGCCGTGGCTTACGCCGAGAAGGAAGGGCTTGCCTTCCGTGTCGAGGAGCCCAAAGAGACCAAGCGCCGCCAGATTTCCTATGCGGAGAATTTCCGCTATGACCGCAGAACGCCCTGGACGCATTGA